A segment of the Burkholderia sp. PAMC 26561 genome:
CTGACCGCCCCATCCGGTGGATGATTCGCTGTGTAGTACGCGCAATGACTTCATGGTCCGCTTTCCCGCTTTGGGCGACATGTAACTGGATCGTATCGGTCCGTAATATATCGTAATAATCGAGAAGATTAGCGGTTAATGAAGAAAAAATCCTGGGTTTCATCACCTGAGGAAAAATCTGCCGGGGAGTTCAGGCTATCAAAGGCGCAAATCCCTAAACGTCAGGCTGGATGGGCCTTGTGGGGCGGGGGATAGACAGAGGATTAGCAAACGTTTGCAGAAAAAGAATTGGCGATCTCAAATCTTCTTGCGGCGGTCACGAATATAAATTTCGAGCTTTGAACGTACTGGAAAATCGTGGTTCGTTTGGACTAGAAACTAAAATTGCGCAATGCCGAGCGCTGACGGGCGGCTATCGTACGAACCGTGTTCACATATGTTTTGAGTATGGAAGGGTGGTATCGAATATATTTTACATCCGGGCCGGGGGTTTATATCCTATCGCCGGCCTGCGGTTTGCCGGGCGCCGTCATGCATCGTCCAGGCAGCGAAAATCAATTCTTGTTCAACCCCGAAGGAGGGGTCAATGCTTCAACCCCGGTATGCACGCATTTGCCTGACAACGATTTGCTGTCTTCTTGGAACTCACGCATTGGCTCGCGACATTCCTCATCACGCTCAAACGATAAGCTCCGAGGCCGACGAACCGCTTCAGTCCGGTGGCGGTACGGTAAGCGATCTGCCGTTGGAGGGCAGTAACTTCCAACGAGTCTTGTATTTACCCCCGCGCGCGATGCCAAAGGCCTGATGATCATGTTTGCGGGAGGCGCGGGCGAACTGGATATCGACAAGCACGGACGCATCAAGAACGCAAAGAACTTCGTGGTGCGGTCGAGCGACCTCTGGCGCGAGCGCGGCTATGGCGTGTTGCTGGTCGATGCACTCGATCATCGATCGTTGCGAGGCCAGCGCAGCACTGCAGCGTATGCCGGGGTTATCGCAAGGATAGTTGCTTTCGCGCGCGAGACGACCCGCGCGCCGCTGTGGGTGCTGGGCACGAGTCAAGGGTCTATCGCTGCGATGAATGCAGCATCGCACGCGGGACAAAACGGGATCGCGGGTTTGATCCTGACCGAGTCGGTCTCCATTCTTGGTGGTTCGCACGAGACCGTCTTCGATTCACACCCCGAGAACGTTCGTGTTCCTTCGCTGGTCGTTGCGAACCGCGATGACCAATGCAAGGTCGCGCCGCCATCTATGGCGAACGCGATCGCGCAAGGCATTCACAACGCACGGGTTACCGTGTTGAACGTGAGCGGTGGCGTTCAGCATTCGCAGGACAACTGCGGCTCTTTGACGCCGCATGGCTACTACGGTATAGAAGACAAGGTCGTAGACGGCATTGTCGACTGGATGCAAAAGACGCGACCTTAGTGTTCGCTCAAACCGCTACGTAAGGCATCGTGTGCCGGTTGAATTAAGATTGATGCCTCCATGAAAACGGCTGGAAGACGATGACCACAGACGCTCTTGATA
Coding sequences within it:
- a CDS encoding alpha/beta hydrolase, which produces MIMFAGGAGELDIDKHGRIKNAKNFVVRSSDLWRERGYGVLLVDALDHRSLRGQRSTAAYAGVIARIVAFARETTRAPLWVLGTSQGSIAAMNAASHAGQNGIAGLILTESVSILGGSHETVFDSHPENVRVPSLVVANRDDQCKVAPPSMANAIAQGIHNARVTVLNVSGGVQHSQDNCGSLTPHGYYGIEDKVVDGIVDWMQKTRP